The following proteins are co-located in the Lacticaseibacillus paracasei subsp. paracasei genome:
- a CDS encoding putative quinol monooxygenase produces the protein MKIINVKLVVKPDRDAAYRQFIAALVQGSRAEQGNLSYDHYQSLTTPNEYEIIEHWRDAEAVESHNGTAHFQKFLAGINEFLTEDLEILRMNDRA, from the coding sequence ATGAAAATCATTAATGTCAAACTTGTCGTCAAACCAGATCGTGATGCAGCATATCGGCAATTCATCGCCGCTTTGGTCCAAGGTTCACGTGCGGAACAAGGGAACCTTAGCTACGATCACTATCAAAGTCTCACCACTCCGAATGAATATGAAATTATCGAACATTGGCGAGATGCTGAAGCGGTTGAAAGTCATAATGGGACGGCGCATTTTCAAAAGTTTTTGGCTGGAATCAATGAATTTCTGACTGAGGATTTAGAAATATTGCGCATGAATGACCGTGCTTAA
- a CDS encoding DNA/RNA non-specific endonuclease — MRKNKLLQLFMPLAVVVLLLGGCSTTNSRSVKSAGDPVASQTKANKKTQSAISSLDSELTEKRKEITDLKAKLAKTQPAASESSTSAAATTASDLANLDYTGQQEIIVNKNNPAFTDADLSTAKGAWATYSDLDGQNRVTDANALLNKSLMPTAKREPLTWNPTGWHNKKTAHGWLYNRSHLIGYQLTGENNNPKNLMTGTQTLNTPLMLAHEMDIAYYLKQSTSHYVRYEVKPIFRGNELVARGVQMRAQSIGDNQVYFNVYIFNIEPGYTINYADGTSTKN, encoded by the coding sequence ATGAGAAAAAATAAATTACTTCAACTTTTCATGCCGCTGGCCGTTGTTGTTCTTCTTCTCGGCGGTTGCAGTACAACTAATAGTCGTTCAGTAAAGTCAGCTGGCGATCCAGTTGCCAGCCAAACCAAGGCTAACAAAAAGACGCAGTCAGCTATCAGCAGCCTTGATTCAGAACTGACGGAAAAACGCAAAGAGATTACCGATCTCAAAGCCAAGTTAGCGAAAACACAACCTGCTGCAAGTGAATCATCAACAAGTGCTGCTGCCACGACAGCGTCCGATCTCGCCAATCTTGACTATACTGGCCAACAAGAAATCATTGTCAACAAAAATAATCCTGCATTCACTGATGCTGATCTATCTACTGCCAAAGGTGCTTGGGCAACTTATTCTGATCTCGATGGTCAAAATCGCGTGACAGATGCAAATGCGCTTTTAAATAAATCACTCATGCCAACAGCCAAGCGTGAACCACTCACATGGAACCCAACTGGCTGGCACAACAAGAAAACCGCGCATGGTTGGCTGTACAATCGCAGCCATCTTATTGGTTATCAATTAACCGGCGAAAACAACAACCCCAAGAACCTTATGACCGGCACGCAAACCCTTAATACACCACTCATGCTGGCTCATGAGATGGATATCGCTTATTACCTCAAACAAAGTACCAGCCATTATGTCCGCTACGAAGTCAAACCAATTTTCCGTGGCAATGAATTAGTGGCTCGTGGTGTTCAGATGCGTGCGCAAAGTATTGGTGACAATCAAGTCTATTTTAATGTTTACATTTTTAATATTGAACCTGGTTATACAATCAACTATGCTGATGGGACAAGCACTAAGAATTAA
- a CDS encoding glycosyltransferase, with product MKPAKTKFSDAPDGSIHQYDQILKYFNDQPADQTKPRGNRITFVTTGIIGFDGGQTTMLHLGTLLANAGYDVYYLSYVPQSQDEMIQNAEFNYPGYKGTCLPMGELESHRSDIWVATLWESVYVIKNKPGYKMYFVQDYEPYFYPYGDRYQMARRTYSLGLHMVSLGPWCAHMITMHCKVHSPIDVINFPVDVARYPFKERDMGPYQQKKQIKLAVYTKWSSPRRAPINIQIVLENCRQLLSAKGIDLKIQYFGTGRSKRFINGESLGKLTPPELNRLYQSADFGIAPSMTNFSLVPYEMMSTGLPLIDFKEGTGSYFLKDGTYFASHLDERDLAKTLANACANPDTISNQVQNGQAFLKTIGWDRTEKDMLAIIANLYANVDVVKS from the coding sequence GTGAAACCTGCAAAAACTAAGTTTAGTGATGCCCCTGATGGCAGTATTCATCAATATGATCAGATTTTGAAATATTTTAATGATCAACCAGCCGATCAAACGAAACCGCGTGGTAATCGGATCACATTTGTCACAACCGGCATTATCGGTTTTGATGGCGGTCAAACAACGATGCTGCATCTAGGTACGCTGCTGGCCAACGCCGGTTACGATGTCTACTATTTAAGCTATGTCCCACAAAGCCAAGACGAAATGATTCAGAATGCTGAATTTAATTATCCCGGTTACAAAGGAACCTGTCTGCCAATGGGCGAACTTGAGTCCCATCGTTCCGATATTTGGGTCGCCACGTTATGGGAATCCGTTTATGTGATCAAGAACAAACCGGGGTACAAAATGTATTTTGTTCAAGATTACGAACCGTATTTCTATCCATATGGCGATCGCTATCAGATGGCGCGACGAACTTACAGTCTAGGCCTGCACATGGTATCGCTTGGTCCATGGTGTGCCCACATGATCACCATGCATTGCAAGGTTCACAGTCCTATTGATGTGATTAACTTTCCTGTCGATGTCGCACGGTATCCATTCAAGGAACGCGACATGGGACCTTATCAACAAAAGAAGCAAATCAAGCTTGCTGTCTATACCAAGTGGAGCAGCCCGCGGCGCGCACCCATCAACATTCAGATTGTCCTCGAAAATTGCCGCCAGTTACTGAGCGCCAAAGGAATCGATCTCAAAATTCAATACTTCGGTACCGGCCGCAGCAAACGATTCATCAATGGTGAAAGCCTTGGTAAGCTGACTCCCCCGGAATTAAATCGACTTTACCAAAGTGCTGATTTCGGGATCGCGCCATCTATGACCAATTTTTCGCTTGTCCCTTATGAAATGATGAGCACTGGCCTGCCACTCATTGATTTTAAGGAAGGCACAGGAAGCTACTTCTTGAAAGACGGGACCTATTTTGCCAGTCACCTTGATGAACGAGATCTGGCCAAAACGCTTGCAAATGCTTGTGCCAACCCTGACACGATCAGCAACCAAGTCCAAAATGGTCAAGCCTTTCTTAAAACGATCGGCTGGGACCGGACTGAAAAAGACATGCTGGCGATCATTGCAAACTTGTATGCTAATGTCGATGTGGTCAAATCCTAA
- a CDS encoding Gfo/Idh/MocA family protein has protein sequence MLTIGVMGLGTIAQKAYLPVYTQMQNQVHWVLSTRNDDKLQQLATQDGLAIAGTTLEDLDAQPLDAVMIHTPTETHYQYVKHFLEKGVNVFVDKPLATDMGQINELYDLADTQHVLLTVGFNRRFAPMIQDLAEVDDKTGVRVDKNRIDAPDDPEHALWDLFIHPVDTALMLAGYPEKPNTRYSLHTGDDGKLQQASVIFTAPGIRGEAGIDLQAGTNLEEAQVAAPSGVQRVQNLDQLVVYGRGGATQTFAPDWQPMLTTRGFQPMVQAFVQAVADPEGKNPVSPATSQLAHAVVADLVNQIKA, from the coding sequence ATGTTAACGATTGGTGTCATGGGACTTGGTACGATTGCGCAGAAAGCATATCTGCCAGTTTACACACAAATGCAGAATCAAGTGCACTGGGTACTGAGCACCCGCAACGACGATAAATTGCAACAATTGGCAACACAAGACGGACTCGCGATTGCGGGCACGACTTTAGAGGATTTGGATGCGCAACCGCTCGATGCCGTCATGATCCACACGCCAACGGAAACCCATTATCAGTATGTGAAACATTTTCTGGAAAAAGGCGTCAACGTTTTTGTTGATAAACCACTTGCCACAGATATGGGCCAAATCAATGAATTATATGATTTAGCCGATACCCAGCACGTGCTGCTAACGGTTGGATTCAATCGACGATTTGCGCCTATGATTCAGGACTTGGCTGAAGTCGATGATAAAACCGGCGTTCGCGTTGACAAAAATCGGATTGATGCCCCTGACGATCCAGAACATGCACTCTGGGATCTCTTTATTCATCCGGTAGATACGGCCTTAATGTTGGCAGGCTATCCAGAAAAACCAAATACCCGATATTCATTGCATACCGGCGATGATGGTAAACTGCAGCAAGCTAGTGTGATTTTCACCGCACCGGGCATCCGCGGTGAAGCCGGGATTGACTTACAAGCAGGTACCAATCTTGAAGAAGCTCAGGTTGCGGCTCCAAGTGGCGTTCAGCGTGTGCAGAATCTTGATCAACTCGTCGTTTACGGACGTGGCGGGGCAACGCAGACATTCGCGCCTGATTGGCAGCCGATGTTAACAACGCGCGGTTTTCAGCCAATGGTTCAGGCCTTTGTTCAGGCTGTGGCGGATCCAGAAGGGAAAAACCCGGTGTCACCAGCTACTAGTCAATTGGCGCACGCAGTTGTTGCGGATTTGGTTAATCAGATCAAGGCTTAA
- a CDS encoding nucleoside deaminase: protein MYRKEFMAMANEEAKANVNGSDGGPFGCVIIKDGKVVSRAHNQVLVDHDPTAHGEITAIRKAGQALGTHDLTGCELYTSAMPCPMCLSAIIWANIKQVYYGNTADDAAAIGFRDAAIYDFINAGLKGDMLALTQHDRELTIGAFKDYQSAQKKLY, encoded by the coding sequence ATGTATCGAAAAGAATTTATGGCAATGGCCAATGAAGAAGCCAAGGCAAACGTCAATGGTAGCGATGGCGGTCCGTTTGGTTGTGTGATCATCAAAGATGGTAAAGTTGTCAGCCGCGCGCATAATCAAGTGCTGGTCGATCACGACCCAACCGCCCATGGCGAGATCACGGCGATTCGAAAAGCTGGCCAGGCACTTGGCACACATGACTTAACCGGCTGTGAACTCTACACATCTGCCATGCCATGTCCCATGTGTCTCAGCGCCATTATCTGGGCCAACATTAAGCAGGTATACTATGGCAACACAGCAGACGATGCTGCGGCAATTGGCTTTCGCGATGCCGCTATCTATGATTTCATCAATGCCGGCTTGAAAGGCGACATGCTTGCTCTGACCCAACATGATCGCGAGTTGACGATCGGGGCATTCAAAGACTATCAATCGGCTCAAAAGA